GCCGACGTGCCGAGCACCGTGCTGGATGAAGAGAAGCTTACCTTCTTCGCGGCACCGCGCACGTCCATGAAGCGTAACACCGAGGTTCTCCGTGAACTCGTTCGAGAACTGAACGGCGCCGGCTTCTGGGCGCTCATCGACTCCGAACGGCTGTTTTGCCTTAACGCGATCGTCAGCAACGAACGGACCGATCCCGGCTTCCAATCCGGCGGTACCCCGCACTTTGCCGAAACGCGCATCCCGAACGCCCTTGCCGCCAAGTTGAATGATTTCGTGCGGGAACCGGACCGGAACCTGGCGAGCCTCGTCGTGCCGGTGCGCAGCCGTCTCGGCCACGACATGGGCTGGGTCGGGCTCGTCCTTGACGGGGCCGCGCCGTTACCGCCCGCAGAACAGGTCCGGCGACGGATCGAAAACCTCTTTCGGACTACGTCCGAAGCATCGCCGTCCCCGCAGGTGCACTGATGAACGCGTTGTCCGCCGACCGATCCATTTTTCGCTCCCTGATGGGGCGCCTGGAGATCCGCATGCTCGGGCTGGCGCTCCTGCTGGGCGCCGCACTGGCGGCGCTCTCGCCGCACTTCCTCGCGACCGGCAACCTCCTTAATCTCCTCGATCAATCCGTCGTGGTGGGGATCGTGGCGATCGGCATGACGTTCGTCATCCTGATCGGCGGCATCGACCTGTCCGTGGGTTCGATCGCCGGCCTGACCGGCGTCCTCCTGGGCCTTTCCCTCCAGCGGTTCAGCATCCCCGTGTCGATCGCGCTCGCGGTTCTGGCCGGGGCCGGGATCGGACTGATCTCCGGATTTTTCATTGCCCGCTTCGGCCTCGCCGCCTTCGTCGTCACCCTCGGCATGATGGCAATTTGCCGGAGCCTGGCTTACATCTGCTCCGGAAACACCTCGATTTCGAATCTGCCCGCCGGCCTGGGCAACATCGTGTTCACGAGCGTCCTGGGCGTACCGAGCAACGTCCTGACGCTTTTCGTCCTGTACGCCCTGGCCTGGTGTTACCTGAACTACACCAAGGGCGGCCGCACCATTTACGCGGTCGGCTCCAACCGGGAAGCCGCGCGCACCGCCGGCCTCAACGTGCTTGCCTTCAGCATCCTTCCCTACATCATCTCCGGAGCCCTCTCCGCCGTGGCGATCACCTTTGCCTCGGCGGAAGTCATGTCGATCGATCCCCTCGCCGGCACCGGCCTTGAACTCGACGCGATCGCCGCGGTGGTGATTGGTGGAGCAAGCCTGTTCGGCGGCCGCGGGTCGATCATCGGCACGCTGATCGGCGTTTTCATCATGGTGATGATTCGAAACGGTTTAAACCTGATGAATGTGTCCCCCTTCTGGCAAGGTTCGGCGATCGGATCGGTGATCATCGCCGCCGTGCTGGTCGAGCGTCTTCTCTCCAGCCGATCCGCCGCCCGATAAAAAAAGATTTTCCACTGCGGAGGAATCCCAACATGGCAGCTACCATCCCTGATTCGGTCCGGTTATTCGGCACGCTTGAGCCCGTCAGTCCGCCGCGAAAACTTACCGCGGGTCCGCTGACGGCCGAACTCGACGCCGGCAATCTGCGCTACATCCGCTTTCACGGCCGCGAGATGATCCGCGCGGTTTCCTTCATCGTGCGCGACAAGAACTGGGGGACGTACAACCCGGCCATTTCCAATGAAACCATCGAAGAGACCGGCAACGCCTTCCACGTTTCCTACGATGCCGTGGCCGGGGATGCTAACCAGGAGTTCCGGTACACCGCCCGGATCGTCGGAAAGGCGGACGGCTCGTTGACCTTTGCGGCCAAAGGCACCGCGCAGACGGATTTTCTGACTAATCGTACCGGGTTCGTCGTCCTTCACCCGATTCATGGCGTGGCGGGCGCACCCTGTACGGTCGAGCGAGTTGACGGCCGCGTGGAGGAAACCTGCTTCCCCGCCCGGATCGACCCGGTCCAGCCGATGAAGGATCTGCGCGCGCTTACGCACGAATTCATGCCGGGTCTCAAGGTTACCTGCCGAATGGAAGGTGATACCTACGAGATGGAGGATCAACGCAATTGGACGGACGCTTCCTACAAAACGTACGTGCGCCCGCTGGCTCTCCCGTGGCCTTACGTGATCCCGCAAGGCGAAGGCATCGACCAGAGCGTCACGCTGACCCTCACCGGCGCCGGGACGGCTTCCGCCGAGACCGCCGGGGGCCCGATAACGGTTGCGCTCGGAGAAGAAGGCGCCGTCATGCCCGCACTCGGCTTCGGCCTCGACCCGGCGGATGCGGCCGCCGTGATCGATCACGCCGGAATCCTGAAGGCTGCCGGGCCGAAGCACGTCGTTTGCTCGTATGATCCGCTCCGGGGCCATGAAGAAGCGGTTCTCGAGCAAATGGCCCGCGCCGCCCGGGCACTCGGCGCCGAGGCGTGGCTCGAGTTCGTGATTCCGACCGTTGATCGCTTTGAGGAGGACATCGACAGGGCGGGCCGGGCTGCGGCGGACCTCGGCTCGCCCTTCACCACCGTCATGGTCTCGCCCGCCTCGGACCTTAAATCAACGCTGCCGGGCAGCACCTGGCCGCCGTGCCCGCCGCTCGACGCCTGCTACCGCGCCGCACGCAAGGCGTTTCCGAATGCGCGGCTCGGCGGCGGCATGTTCAGCTTCTTCACCGAACTGAATCGAAAGCGGCCGCCGGTGGCGCTTCTCGACTTCGTGACGTTCTCGACGACGCCGCTGGTTCACGCCGGCGACGACCGGTCGGCCATGGAAAGCCTGGAGTCGCTGCCGCACGTCATCGAAAGCGTTCAGGCCTTCATCGACGCCAAGCCGTACCACGCCGGTCCGACGGCCATCGGTATGCGCATGAACCCTTACGGAGCCGCGCCGATGGAAAACCCGCTCAACATCCGCCAGGCGATGAACCGCATGGACCCGCGCCAGCGCGGGATATTCGGTGCGGCCTGGTACCTCGGGTATGTGGCCCACTTTGCCCGCGGGCGCGCCTCAGCGATCACCCTCGGAGGGGGGGTCGGGGAGTTTGGATTTCTCTATACACCTCGGGATTACCCCCAACCCTGGTTCGCTGAAAACGGCGGCCTATACCCGGCTTTCCACGTGTTCAAAGGGCTT
This portion of the Verrucomicrobiota bacterium genome encodes:
- a CDS encoding ABC transporter permease, whose product is MNALSADRSIFRSLMGRLEIRMLGLALLLGAALAALSPHFLATGNLLNLLDQSVVVGIVAIGMTFVILIGGIDLSVGSIAGLTGVLLGLSLQRFSIPVSIALAVLAGAGIGLISGFFIARFGLAAFVVTLGMMAICRSLAYICSGNTSISNLPAGLGNIVFTSVLGVPSNVLTLFVLYALAWCYLNYTKGGRTIYAVGSNREAARTAGLNVLAFSILPYIISGALSAVAITFASAEVMSIDPLAGTGLELDAIAAVVIGGASLFGGRGSIIGTLIGVFIMVMIRNGLNLMNVSPFWQGSAIGSVIIAAVLVERLLSSRSAAR